The uncultured Roseibium sp. genome contains a region encoding:
- a CDS encoding AEC family transporter gives MSLVLAALQTAILPVFAALALGLGLGWRGVLTRADATSINKFVILAALPALLFGLVARAPLAEFDLKIVLIYFLSEVLMYGLGFVVAWRFFKRPVLEALLIGMACCFANHVFFVFPIAQEAIGPEAALPVAAVMAIDAVVLYGTTILLLDVVSVGSGSLVKIAKQIGSNPLIISLAAGVLVNFSGLELHAGLIQYVDFVGAATAPSALFALGVMLSAVPLKRVEGAVATTALLKVLVHPLVYFALVGLAGGSDPIWQNSVLLVAAGPCGAMPFVLALRYGIDPTVIMKAILLSTVASVFTLAFLL, from the coding sequence ATGAGCCTGGTTCTGGCTGCGCTGCAGACCGCGATCCTTCCGGTCTTTGCAGCACTTGCGCTCGGTCTGGGGCTTGGCTGGCGCGGCGTTCTCACGCGGGCCGACGCCACCTCGATCAACAAGTTCGTCATTCTGGCAGCGCTTCCGGCTCTTCTGTTCGGCCTAGTGGCCCGGGCGCCGCTCGCCGAATTCGATCTCAAGATCGTTCTGATCTATTTCCTGAGCGAAGTCCTGATGTACGGGCTCGGCTTTGTTGTCGCCTGGCGTTTTTTCAAACGTCCGGTGCTGGAAGCCTTGCTGATCGGCATGGCGTGTTGTTTCGCCAACCATGTTTTCTTCGTCTTCCCCATCGCCCAGGAAGCCATTGGTCCGGAGGCGGCTCTGCCCGTTGCCGCGGTTATGGCCATCGATGCGGTCGTGCTTTACGGCACGACAATCCTGCTTTTGGATGTGGTCAGTGTCGGCAGCGGGTCTCTGGTCAAGATTGCGAAACAGATCGGCAGCAATCCACTGATTATTTCCCTGGCCGCCGGTGTCCTGGTGAATTTCTCCGGATTGGAGCTCCATGCGGGACTGATCCAGTACGTCGATTTCGTCGGAGCCGCCACGGCCCCGTCAGCCTTGTTCGCGCTGGGCGTGATGCTGTCGGCGGTCCCGCTCAAACGGGTCGAAGGCGCCGTCGCAACGACCGCTCTCCTGAAGGTTCTGGTGCATCCGCTTGTCTATTTCGCGTTGGTGGGCCTTGCCGGCGGAAGCGACCCGATCTGGCAGAACTCCGTGCTTCTGGTCGCCGCCGGGCCTTGCGGCGCCATGCCGTTTGTTCTGGCATTGCGCTATGGCATCGATCCCACGGTCATCATGAAGGCCATCCTGCTGTCGACGGTCGCGTCCGTCTTCACGCTTGCCTTTCTGCTGTGA
- a CDS encoding Lrp/AsnC family transcriptional regulator: protein MTEHYLLDPSDIRVLKALQRDASLSIAEIAKEAGMSQTPCWRRIKKLKEQGIIRQITAIIDRESVGLGFVAYSFVKLAVPSRENMETFDRLVHNWPEVVTCERITGAVDYLIKVITDDIKTYDNFLRLKLLDNTLVSDVQSRIVVSTVKETVALPLRES, encoded by the coding sequence ATGACCGAACATTATCTTCTCGATCCATCCGATATCCGGGTTCTCAAGGCCCTTCAACGCGACGCCTCTCTGTCCATCGCCGAGATCGCGAAGGAAGCGGGCATGAGTCAGACACCATGTTGGCGTCGAATCAAGAAGTTAAAGGAACAAGGCATCATTCGGCAAATCACGGCAATTATCGACCGGGAGTCGGTCGGTTTGGGATTTGTCGCCTATTCCTTCGTAAAACTGGCGGTGCCCAGCCGGGAGAACATGGAGACGTTTGACCGCCTGGTTCACAACTGGCCGGAAGTGGTCACCTGCGAACGCATCACGGGTGCCGTTGACTATCTTATCAAGGTCATTACCGACGATATCAAGACCTACGACAATTTCCTGCGTCTCAAACTGCTCGACAACACGCTCGTCTCCGACGTTCAGTCGAGGATCGTGGTCAGCACCGTCAAGGAAACGGTCGCCCTGCCTCTGCGCGAGAGCTGA
- a CDS encoding indolepyruvate ferredoxin oxidoreductase family protein → MNVYVPTVTLDDKYVATTGQVYLTGIQALVRLPLDQARFDKVAGLKTGGFISGYRGSPLGGYDTELERAHRLLKPNNIVFQPGVNEELGATAVFGSQKLHGPGRHSGYDGVFGIWYGKAPGVDRAGDALKQANAAGTHRHGGVLALAGDDHLAKSSVLPGQSEFMFEHMEMPVLNPSDIQDVLDFGLHGLAMSRFSALWSALICVADTMDASATINVSDDRLNFVFPEEADPRKDYHQNRDLLLANRLETERLQRELRLPAAQAYVRANRLDRATFGPTSRVRLGLVATGKAYRDMRQALDLMGVSEAQAREIGLAVYKVAMPWPLEPEGLSEFARGAERLLIVEHKRAFLEPQLKEAMYHWPSSERPEVWGKRRPNGAPFLSDVLELSIAEIIQALISWLPKEVVTDQMHQVAERMNKQVMWAQGHAERAVRSPYFCSGCPHSTSTVAPEGARVMPGIGCHAMVEIAGRTLEGQIAMGAEGILWIGQKDFSDDKHVFANMGDGTYFHSGIMAIRQAVAAKAPITYKILFNDAVAMTGGQAVDGQLTVPQLARQMAAEGVQRIEVVSEDPDRYGSWSDLAPGTGVNHRDHLMEIQKDLQTYPGVSVIIYDQTCAAEKRRRRKRGLMEDPDKRLFINDRVCEGCGDCSVQSNCLSVEPMATPYGEKRQINQSSCNKDFSCVKGFCPSFVEIEGAALRKAEKADVDIDRILETLPEPDLAGLERTVNLLVAGIGGMGVTTVSAILAMAAHLDGKHASTLDMTGLAQKGGPVTSHVRFAAGDKTIEGPRVPTASLDVLLASDMVVATNAEQLGMANREVTRAFANSRVAPTAEFVMRQTLSFDEIRMDKALKEASKAYLGMDAAGIAEKLLGDAIYANMILVGMAYQSGALPISAQAIEGALHLNRAAVDANIQAFRAGRILAASPDLVLDHLPKDVEVPKLSLDEQIEAYAKELTAYQDAGYAQRFKSVISKIREADDAKGPGTLRLTATAVDMLYKVMAYKDEYEVARLYSDPAFKRKIAERFENPRKLKVHLAPPLIAHQKDARTGRPEKIAFGPWIFTAFKLMSAFKGIRGKWFDPFGRTAERKAERQLVQQYTEDLATITNRLETANYGLLVELARVPDMIRGFGPVKDANMAKAAEKRATLLDQLERGSGGGNDGDNATKDYLEAAE, encoded by the coding sequence ATGAATGTTTATGTGCCGACTGTCACGCTGGACGACAAATATGTCGCCACGACTGGTCAGGTTTATCTGACAGGCATACAAGCACTGGTCCGTCTCCCACTGGATCAGGCGCGGTTCGACAAGGTGGCGGGGCTGAAAACCGGTGGTTTCATCTCCGGTTATCGCGGCTCGCCTCTGGGTGGATATGACACCGAACTGGAGCGTGCACACCGTCTCCTGAAACCTAACAACATTGTCTTTCAGCCGGGCGTGAACGAGGAACTCGGCGCGACGGCCGTCTTCGGCAGCCAGAAGCTTCATGGGCCGGGCCGGCATTCCGGCTATGACGGCGTTTTCGGGATCTGGTACGGCAAGGCGCCCGGTGTCGATCGGGCGGGCGATGCGCTGAAGCAGGCCAATGCGGCGGGCACACACCGCCACGGCGGGGTCCTGGCGCTGGCCGGTGATGACCATCTCGCAAAATCCTCCGTCCTTCCCGGACAGAGCGAGTTCATGTTCGAGCACATGGAAATGCCGGTGCTCAATCCGTCCGACATTCAGGATGTTCTCGATTTCGGTCTCCACGGCCTTGCTATGTCGCGGTTCTCCGCGCTGTGGTCCGCGCTGATCTGTGTGGCCGATACGATGGACGCCTCGGCGACGATCAATGTCTCCGATGACCGACTGAATTTCGTGTTTCCGGAAGAGGCCGATCCGCGCAAGGATTATCACCAGAACCGTGATCTTCTGCTGGCCAACCGCCTGGAAACCGAACGGCTGCAGCGCGAGTTGCGCTTGCCCGCGGCACAGGCCTATGTGCGCGCCAACCGGCTTGACCGGGCGACCTTCGGCCCCACGTCGCGCGTGCGGCTCGGGCTGGTCGCCACCGGCAAGGCCTACCGGGACATGCGTCAGGCTCTGGACCTGATGGGCGTGAGCGAGGCTCAGGCGCGTGAAATCGGGCTTGCCGTCTACAAGGTTGCCATGCCCTGGCCGCTGGAGCCGGAAGGCCTGAGCGAATTTGCCCGAGGCGCGGAGCGCCTTCTGATCGTGGAACACAAGCGGGCCTTTCTCGAGCCCCAGCTCAAGGAAGCCATGTATCACTGGCCCTCATCGGAGCGTCCGGAGGTCTGGGGCAAGCGCCGTCCGAACGGTGCACCGTTCCTGTCCGACGTTCTGGAACTCTCCATTGCCGAAATCATTCAGGCCCTGATTTCCTGGCTGCCGAAAGAGGTGGTCACGGACCAGATGCACCAGGTGGCCGAGCGCATGAACAAGCAGGTCATGTGGGCGCAGGGCCATGCGGAACGGGCCGTCCGGTCGCCCTATTTCTGTTCCGGTTGTCCGCATTCGACCTCCACGGTCGCGCCGGAAGGCGCGCGCGTCATGCCGGGAATCGGCTGTCACGCCATGGTGGAAATTGCCGGTCGCACCCTGGAAGGCCAGATCGCCATGGGGGCGGAAGGCATTCTCTGGATCGGACAGAAGGACTTCTCCGACGACAAGCATGTCTTTGCCAATATGGGCGACGGCACCTATTTCCACTCCGGTATAATGGCGATCCGCCAGGCGGTCGCCGCAAAGGCCCCGATCACCTACAAGATCCTGTTCAACGACGCCGTTGCGATGACCGGCGGACAGGCGGTAGACGGACAGCTGACCGTGCCGCAGCTCGCACGACAGATGGCGGCGGAAGGGGTACAGCGCATCGAGGTGGTCAGTGAAGACCCCGATCGCTACGGGTCCTGGAGTGATCTTGCGCCGGGTACGGGCGTGAACCATCGCGACCATCTGATGGAGATCCAGAAGGATCTGCAGACCTATCCGGGCGTGTCCGTCATCATCTATGACCAGACATGTGCTGCGGAAAAGCGCCGTCGGCGCAAGCGTGGCCTGATGGAAGATCCGGACAAGCGGCTGTTCATCAACGACCGTGTCTGCGAAGGCTGCGGTGATTGCTCGGTTCAGTCGAACTGTCTGTCGGTCGAGCCGATGGCAACGCCTTACGGCGAAAAGCGCCAGATCAACCAGTCGAGCTGCAACAAGGACTTTTCCTGCGTGAAGGGCTTCTGCCCATCCTTCGTCGAAATCGAAGGCGCGGCCCTGCGCAAGGCGGAAAAGGCCGATGTCGATATCGACAGGATCCTGGAAACGCTGCCGGAACCGGACCTGGCCGGCCTGGAGCGCACGGTCAATCTGCTGGTCGCCGGTATCGGCGGCATGGGCGTGACCACCGTCAGCGCCATTCTCGCCATGGCGGCCCACTTGGACGGCAAGCATGCCTCTACGCTGGACATGACCGGCCTGGCACAGAAGGGCGGACCGGTGACCTCTCACGTCCGGTTTGCGGCCGGCGACAAGACCATCGAGGGACCGCGGGTACCTACGGCAAGCCTCGATGTGCTGCTGGCAAGCGACATGGTCGTTGCGACCAATGCGGAACAACTCGGCATGGCCAACCGCGAGGTGACCAGAGCCTTCGCCAACAGCCGGGTTGCTCCGACGGCGGAATTCGTCATGCGCCAGACGCTCTCCTTCGATGAGATCCGCATGGACAAGGCGCTGAAGGAAGCTTCCAAAGCGTATCTCGGAATGGATGCAGCCGGGATCGCCGAAAAGCTTCTGGGCGATGCGATCTACGCCAACATGATCCTGGTCGGCATGGCCTACCAGTCCGGCGCACTGCCGATTTCGGCTCAGGCCATCGAGGGCGCGCTGCATCTGAACAGGGCCGCGGTGGACGCCAATATCCAGGCCTTCCGGGCCGGGCGTATCCTGGCCGCATCGCCGGACCTTGTTCTCGATCACCTGCCCAAGGACGTGGAAGTCCCCAAGCTGAGCCTCGACGAACAGATCGAAGCCTATGCCAAGGAGCTGACCGCCTATCAGGATGCCGGCTACGCGCAGCGTTTCAAGAGCGTTATCTCGAAGATCCGGGAAGCCGACGACGCCAAGGGCCCGGGCACGTTGCGGCTGACCGCAACGGCGGTCGACATGCTCTACAAGGTGATGGCCTACAAGGACGAATACGAGGTCGCGCGGCTCTACTCCGATCCGGCCTTCAAGCGGAAGATCGCCGAACGGTTCGAGAACCCGCGCAAGCTCAAGGTCCATCTTGCGCCGCCGCTGATCGCGCACCAAAAGGACGCGCGGACCGGCCGTCCGGAAAAGATCGCCTTCGGCCCGTGGATCTTTACCGCCTTCAAGCTGATGTCTGCGTTCAAGGGCATTCGCGGCAAGTGGTTCGACCCGTTCGGGCGGACTGCGGAGCGCAAGGCCGAACGCCAGCTCGTGCAGCAATACACCGAAGATCTGGCCACGATCACGAACCGGCTTGAAACGGCGAATTACGGCCTGCTGGTCGAACTTGCCCGCGTGCCGGACATGATCCGGGGCTTCGGACCGGTCAAGGATGCCAATATGGCGAAGGCTGCCGAAAAGCGGGCAACCCTGCTCGACCAGCTCGAACGCGGCTCCGGCGGCGGCAATGACGGCGATAACGCGACCAAGGATTATCTGGAAGCCGCAGAGTAA
- a CDS encoding LysE family translocator: MDFSVLVVFFLVVVGVSIIPGPSTLIAFAHGAHHGGSRTLITAAGNSAASMLQATAASAGLGLVITTSAFLFLLIKYAGALYLIYMGVQIWRTAAHRLAFASETDDVRFAWRRLFSGGFLVAASNPKAVVFFTALFPQFLTAGYNTLAQMTAMVAVIGVVAFVVAALYGYAGAWLRRLDFSRKVMNAVYKATGGLFVASGVGLAVSRN; encoded by the coding sequence ATGGATTTCAGTGTTTTAGTTGTTTTCTTCCTGGTCGTCGTCGGCGTGTCTATCATCCCCGGGCCAAGCACACTGATTGCCTTTGCCCACGGCGCGCATCATGGCGGGAGCCGGACTTTGATCACCGCTGCCGGCAACAGCGCGGCTTCCATGCTGCAGGCAACGGCTGCGTCCGCCGGGCTCGGCCTGGTGATTACCACTTCGGCGTTTCTGTTTCTGCTGATCAAATATGCCGGCGCTCTCTATCTGATTTATATGGGGGTGCAGATCTGGCGCACGGCAGCGCACAGGCTGGCCTTTGCTTCGGAAACGGACGACGTGCGTTTCGCCTGGAGGAGGCTTTTCAGTGGTGGCTTTCTGGTCGCGGCAAGCAATCCCAAGGCGGTCGTGTTCTTCACGGCCTTGTTTCCGCAGTTCCTGACCGCCGGCTACAACACTCTGGCACAGATGACGGCCATGGTTGCGGTCATTGGCGTGGTCGCCTTTGTCGTGGCCGCCCTCTATGGCTACGCCGGTGCCTGGCTTCGCAGGCTCGATTTTTCGCGAAAGGTGATGAACGCCGTTTACAAGGCGACCGGCGGATTGTTCGTGGCCAGTGGAGTAGGGCTTGCGGTCTCGCGCAATTGA
- a CDS encoding P1 family peptidase → MPGPRNLITDVPGLKVGNAEDRALKSGATVLLPDESAVVSVAIHGGAPGTREIALLEPEQTVDKVDAIVLAGGSAFGLDAGAGVQGRLAELGRGFAVGPVRVPIVPTAILFDLLNGGDKGWGEAAPYRDLGRAALDNVGEDFALGSVGAGAGATTANLKGGLGSASKVLDNGVTVGALVAVNALGRATVGDTAHFWASPFEIGDEFGGLGLPRPLPPEAVSVRTKLDGLKAGANTTIAAVATDAVLTKSEAKRLAVMAHDGLARALWPAHTPLDGDLVFAMSTGQKKLERGLEDMVQIGAAAASCLARAIARGIYHAQAAPDDPVPTWQTRFKR, encoded by the coding sequence ATGCCCGGCCCCCGAAACCTGATCACCGACGTCCCCGGCCTGAAGGTCGGCAATGCCGAAGACCGGGCCTTGAAATCCGGCGCAACGGTACTCCTGCCCGACGAATCCGCTGTCGTCTCCGTCGCCATTCACGGCGGCGCGCCCGGCACGCGGGAGATCGCCCTGCTGGAACCGGAACAGACTGTCGACAAGGTCGATGCCATCGTCCTGGCCGGAGGGTCCGCCTTCGGCCTTGATGCCGGAGCCGGCGTCCAGGGCCGGCTGGCCGAACTCGGACGCGGCTTCGCCGTCGGCCCGGTGCGCGTCCCCATAGTTCCGACCGCCATCCTGTTCGATCTGCTCAACGGCGGCGACAAGGGCTGGGGCGAGGCCGCACCCTACCGGGACCTCGGCCGCGCCGCCCTCGACAACGTCGGCGAGGACTTCGCCTTAGGCTCTGTCGGCGCCGGGGCCGGTGCCACAACGGCAAACCTGAAAGGCGGGCTCGGTTCGGCCTCCAAGGTCCTCGACAACGGCGTCACGGTCGGAGCGCTCGTCGCCGTCAATGCCCTCGGCCGGGCAACCGTAGGCGACACGGCCCATTTCTGGGCGTCTCCCTTCGAGATCGGCGACGAATTCGGCGGCCTCGGCCTGCCCCGGCCGCTGCCTCCCGAAGCCGTTTCCGTCAGAACCAAGCTCGACGGGCTGAAGGCCGGCGCCAATACCACCATCGCGGCGGTGGCGACCGACGCTGTACTGACCAAATCCGAGGCCAAGCGGTTGGCCGTCATGGCCCATGACGGCCTGGCCCGTGCCCTGTGGCCGGCCCACACACCGCTCGACGGTGATTTGGTTTTTGCCATGTCGACCGGCCAAAAAAAACTGGAACGCGGCCTGGAGGACATGGTCCAGATCGGCGCGGCGGCGGCCTCGTGTCTCGCCCGCGCGATTGCCCGCGGCATCTATCATGCGCAGGCCGCCCCGGACGATCCGGTCCCGACCTGGCAGACGCGGTTCAAGCGGTAA
- a CDS encoding flavin reductase, with protein sequence MTSKTAATTKAAGTGNAPQKPGAPGDSYAPLDSAHFREAMSRIVTAVHILTTDGAAGRLGATVSAVCSVTDDPCSILVCVNRASRVHAAILKNRVFCVNTLQPNHQPLSDAFAGRGNLDMDDRFAMAEWTPLATGCPGLKDASLSIDCEVFSVSEMGTHSVIIGTVADVRMSDEDHSLVYIRRGYHSVSK encoded by the coding sequence TTGACCTCGAAGACTGCCGCCACGACCAAAGCCGCTGGCACCGGAAACGCTCCCCAGAAGCCGGGCGCTCCCGGCGACAGCTATGCGCCGCTCGACAGCGCCCATTTCCGCGAGGCCATGAGCCGGATCGTCACCGCGGTTCATATCCTGACGACCGATGGCGCGGCGGGACGGCTCGGTGCGACGGTCTCCGCGGTTTGTTCGGTCACCGACGATCCGTGCAGCATTCTGGTCTGCGTCAACAGGGCAAGCCGGGTGCATGCGGCGATCCTCAAAAACCGGGTCTTTTGCGTCAACACGTTACAGCCGAACCACCAGCCCCTCTCCGACGCCTTCGCCGGACGCGGTAATCTCGACATGGACGACCGGTTCGCCATGGCCGAGTGGACCCCGCTTGCCACCGGATGTCCCGGCCTGAAGGACGCAAGCCTCAGCATCGATTGCGAGGTCTTCAGCGTCAGCGAGATGGGCACCCATTCGGTGATCATCGGCACCGTCGCCGATGTGCGCATGAGCGATGAGGACCACTCGCTGGTCTATATCCGCCGCGGCTATCACAGCGTCTCGAAATAA
- a CDS encoding branched-chain amino acid ABC transporter substrate-binding protein, with translation MMKTWILAGAAAVAGLVLTGAARADIVIATAGPMSGQYALFGELMKAGAEQAVADINKAGGVNGEKLVLEIADDECDAEKAVAIANQMVGKGAVFMAGHFCSEPSIAASAVYAKEGIVEMSPGAGNPKYTDERPGPGIYRLGAREDQQGKTVGAFLAETYKGRNIAILHDSSVYGKGLADAAKAVMNDAGVFETLYEAYPPGEKDYSRLVSKLKGEAVDALFIGGFPAEAGLIKRQMVEQGMDAVLVSGEALLSDEYWAIAGPAGEGTLVTYYPDPRKSETARPVIAELEEAGKPSERYALVTYAAIQIFAQAAEAAGSTDFNALVGALDEGKFSTILGPVSFDAKGDSSLPGYVWYEWNNGKYGYK, from the coding sequence ATGATGAAGACATGGATTTTGGCAGGTGCGGCAGCGGTAGCCGGCCTGGTTCTCACCGGAGCGGCCCGCGCCGATATCGTGATCGCGACCGCAGGTCCTATGTCCGGCCAGTACGCCCTTTTCGGAGAGTTGATGAAGGCGGGGGCAGAACAGGCGGTGGCCGACATCAACAAGGCAGGCGGCGTCAACGGCGAGAAGCTGGTTCTGGAAATCGCCGATGACGAATGCGACGCGGAAAAGGCCGTTGCCATCGCCAACCAGATGGTCGGCAAGGGAGCGGTCTTCATGGCGGGTCATTTCTGCTCGGAACCCTCGATTGCGGCGAGCGCCGTCTATGCCAAGGAAGGCATCGTCGAAATGTCGCCCGGAGCGGGCAACCCAAAATATACCGACGAGCGCCCCGGTCCCGGTATCTACCGGTTGGGCGCCCGGGAGGATCAGCAGGGAAAGACGGTCGGGGCTTTTCTTGCCGAAACCTACAAGGGCAGGAACATCGCCATTCTGCATGACAGTTCGGTCTACGGCAAAGGACTGGCGGATGCAGCCAAGGCGGTCATGAACGACGCGGGCGTGTTCGAAACTCTCTATGAAGCCTATCCGCCCGGCGAAAAGGACTATTCCCGGCTGGTTTCCAAGCTGAAGGGGGAGGCCGTCGACGCGCTGTTCATCGGCGGCTTTCCCGCAGAAGCCGGTCTGATCAAGCGTCAGATGGTGGAGCAGGGGATGGATGCGGTGCTGGTCTCCGGCGAGGCGCTGCTTTCCGATGAATACTGGGCGATCGCAGGGCCAGCGGGCGAGGGCACGCTGGTGACCTATTATCCCGATCCGCGCAAGAGCGAGACAGCCCGACCTGTGATTGCGGAGCTGGAAGAGGCCGGCAAACCGTCGGAGCGCTACGCACTTGTCACCTACGCGGCGATCCAGATCTTCGCCCAGGCTGCCGAGGCCGCCGGTTCGACAGACTTTAACGCGCTTGTCGGTGCGCTCGATGAAGGCAAGTTTTCCACGATCCTCGGCCCTGTGTCATTCGATGCCAAGGGCGATTCCTCTCTGCCGGGCTATGTCTGGTACGAATGGAACAATGGCAAATACGGTTACAAGTAA
- a CDS encoding L,D-transpeptidase, translated as MRIALVFSAILALLVSLVPNVSDAAELVGFHNRSVRPGTIIIKNSEKRLYLVLGGGRAIRYKVAVGKRGKVWTGQTFIDAKYIKPAWSPSAEVHRDHPNLPDVIAGGAPNNPMGVAALTLNGGKYAIHGTNRPGSIGRAVSYGCIRMANSDITDLFQRVGLRTPVIAVP; from the coding sequence ATGCGTATTGCTCTGGTGTTTTCAGCCATTCTGGCTCTGCTTGTCAGCCTTGTTCCAAATGTTTCCGATGCTGCGGAACTGGTCGGTTTTCATAATCGCAGCGTCCGGCCCGGCACGATCATCATCAAGAATTCGGAAAAGCGGCTTTATCTGGTTCTCGGCGGCGGCCGGGCAATCCGCTACAAGGTGGCGGTCGGCAAACGGGGAAAGGTCTGGACCGGCCAGACTTTTATCGACGCCAAGTACATCAAGCCGGCCTGGTCGCCCTCGGCGGAAGTGCATCGCGACCATCCGAACCTGCCGGACGTGATCGCGGGCGGTGCGCCGAACAACCCGATGGGGGTTGCCGCCCTGACGCTCAACGGCGGCAAATACGCCATCCACGGCACCAACCGGCCCGGATCCATCGGCCGTGCCGTTTCCTACGGCTGCATCCGCATGGCTAATTCCGACATCACCGACCTGTTTCAGCGGGTCGGGCTCAGAACGCCGGTGATTGCTGTGCCTTGA
- a CDS encoding CidA/LrgA family protein, which translates to MIFYLTLIFACQLAGELLKAALDLPVPGPVIGMVLLFVGLVVKGGIPEELAKVGDAFLGNLSLLFVPAGVGVMLHIALIGEQALAITLALVGSTLATIAVTALVMSFLGRGGQESAEKTDG; encoded by the coding sequence ATGATTTTCTATCTCACCCTGATCTTTGCCTGCCAGCTCGCGGGCGAACTCCTGAAAGCCGCGTTGGACTTGCCGGTTCCAGGGCCGGTGATCGGCATGGTGCTCCTGTTTGTCGGACTTGTGGTCAAGGGCGGCATTCCTGAGGAGTTGGCAAAGGTCGGTGATGCGTTCCTCGGCAATCTCTCGCTGCTGTTCGTGCCTGCCGGCGTCGGCGTCATGCTGCATATCGCCCTGATCGGCGAACAGGCGCTTGCTATCACACTCGCCCTTGTCGGCAGCACGCTGGCGACCATTGCTGTGACGGCCCTGGTGATGAGTTTTCTGGGCAGGGGCGGGCAGGAAAGCGCGGAGAAGACCGATGGGTGA
- a CDS encoding LrgB family protein: MGEGLRDIWVYLAASPLLALTLTLAAYQVGFWIYRKGKLNPLLNPVLIAVIVLVAILTVTDTSYATYFEGAQFVHFLLGPATVALALPLYRQIERVRKSALAITVSLLAGSLTAIISAVGIAWAFGASDEILVSLAPKSVTAPVAMGISEQLGGLPSLTAVLVILTGILGAALGPLLLNLLRVKDMAARGLAIGTASHGIGTARALQVSEVAGAFSGLAMGLNALATAVLLPLLWNWLF; encoded by the coding sequence ATGGGTGAGGGCTTGCGCGACATCTGGGTCTATCTCGCCGCCAGTCCTCTGCTGGCGCTGACCCTGACGCTGGCAGCCTACCAGGTAGGCTTCTGGATCTATCGGAAGGGCAAGCTCAATCCGCTGCTCAATCCGGTGCTGATTGCCGTCATCGTTCTGGTCGCGATCCTGACAGTGACGGACACGTCCTATGCGACCTATTTCGAAGGCGCACAATTCGTCCATTTCCTGCTTGGTCCGGCAACGGTGGCGCTTGCCTTGCCGCTTTACCGTCAGATTGAACGGGTGCGGAAATCGGCGCTTGCGATCACGGTCAGCCTGCTTGCCGGTTCGCTCACGGCCATTATCAGTGCGGTGGGCATTGCCTGGGCCTTCGGCGCGAGTGATGAAATCCTGGTGTCGCTGGCGCCGAAATCGGTGACGGCTCCGGTTGCCATGGGGATCAGCGAACAGCTCGGCGGCCTGCCGTCGCTCACCGCCGTTCTGGTGATCCTGACCGGGATCCTGGGTGCGGCGCTCGGACCGCTGCTGCTCAATCTCCTCAGGGTGAAGGACATGGCCGCGCGCGGGCTTGCCATCGGGACTGCATCCCACGGCATCGGCACCGCACGGGCGCTGCAGGTCAGCGAGGTGGCCGGTGCCTTTTCCGGTCTCGCCATGGGGCTGAATGCGCTGGCAACCGCTGTTCTGCTGCCGCTGTTGTGGAACTGGCTGTTTTAG